In Anas acuta chromosome 5, bAnaAcu1.1, whole genome shotgun sequence, a single window of DNA contains:
- the DGLUCY gene encoding D-glutamate cyclase, mitochondrial isoform X3, with product MLLTGGLKSLLPHVLRRIIRCNRHSISNTSGMAEGYKQANIVILHKSLADDFEKFCHANNGPLPLLYRSKPGDWKCPSLSSDSDIRTDCPQYRVYEHGAFTGSVKSLKEYSEQLKDMVTFYLGCSFSFEKAIQNAGIPIRNVEQECNVSMYKTAVPCYSISTFCCNLVVTMRPIPESKLEAAVLATSELKEAHGAPVHIGDPGLLGIQDLSKPDYGDPVHLHPGDIPVFWACGVTGVEAVINCRSPLAFTHSPGCMFITDLKNDSVTVGSSSEVPQVYCISQDPLHYSMVSAEATQKIKNLENLIGIDPGDRGIIHLHRPDELLKACLAISHARSVLITTGFPTHFSYEPPEENDGPPGALAVAAMLQALEKDVAIVTDQRAMDLNKKIIDDAVQLGILKRPVPLLSYQRENADSALRFLCENGNPRRPRFDHLIAIERAGMAADGNYYNARKVNIKHLVDPIDDLFLAAQTIPGVTTTGVGDGGNELGMGKVKEAVKKHIKNGDTIACDVEADFTIVAGVSNWGGYAIACALYILSTCEIHDRYLRKAVGFPQLLKKKTWLSALPSVTKEEKLLKALVQHGVRSGKTASLEMEVDGLPFYDTHSLMIEKLLQELKQ from the exons ATGCTCTTGACAGGAGGCTTGAAATCTCTCCTTCCTCACGTACTAAGAAGAATAATTCGTTGCAACAGACACAGTATCAGTAATACTTCTGGAATGGCAGAAG GCTATAAACAAGCTAACATTGTGATTTTGCACAAGTCCCTGGCTGATGACTTTGAGAAGTTCTGTCACGCAAACAATGGACCTCTGCCATTGCTGTACAGAAGCAAACCAGGTGACTGGAAATGTCCTTCTCTGAGTAGTGATTCTGATATCAG GACTGACTGCCCACAGTATAGAGTGTATGAGCATGGAGCCTTCACTGGATCTGTAAAAAGTCTGAAGGAATATTCGGAACAACTTAAGGACATGGTGACTTTCTATTTAggctgcagcttttcttttgaaaaagcaaTCCAAAATGCTGGCATTCCTATAAGAAATGTTGAACAAGAATGTAATGTAAGCATGTATAAG ACAGCTGTGCCATGCTACAGTATTTCTACTTTTTGCTGCAACTTAGTAGTCACGATGAGACCTATTCCTGAAAGCAAATTGGAAGCAGCTGTGCTTGCAACATCTGAACTAAAAGAAGCTCATGGAGCACCAGTTCATATAGGTGACCCTG GTCTGTTGGGAATACAAGATCTTTCCAAACCAGACTATGGAGATCCAGTTCACCTTCACCCTGGTGATATTCCGGTGTTTTGGGCCTGTGGTGTAACAGGAGTAGAAGCAGTCATCAACTGCA GATCTCCATTAGCTTTTACTCATTCTCCTGGCTGCATGTTCATCACTGACCTAAAGAATGACAGTGTTACAGTCGGGTCCTCAAGTGAAGTCCCACAAGTCTACTGCATTTCACAAGATCCTTTGCATTATAGTATGGTGTCAGCAGAAGCAACACAAAAGATAAAGAATCTGGAGAACTTAATCGGAATAGACCCAG GAGATCGGGGTATAATTCATTTACACCGCCCAGATGAGCTGCTGAAGGCTTGCCTGGCTATCTCCCATGCTCGGTCAGTGTTGATAACAACTGGATTTCCTACCCACTTCTCTTACGAGCCACCAGAAGAAAATGATGGGCCCCCTGGAGCCCTCGCCGTCGCGGCCATGCTGCAGGCCTTGGAGAAAGATGTTGCTATAGTAACAGATCAGAGAGCCATGGATCTGAATAAAAAGATTATTGACGATGCTGTTCAACTAG gAATCCTGAAGCGACCTGTCCCTCTACTGAGTTATCAAAGGGAAAATGCTGATTCAGCTTTGAGGTTTTTGTGTGAGAATGGGAATCCCAGAAGACCGAG ATTTGATCACCTGATAGCAATAGAGCGTGCTGGAATGGCTGCTGATGGCAATTACTACAATGCCAGGAAAGTTAATATTAAACATCTAGTGGATCCCATAGATGACCTATTTTTAGCTGCACAAACCATTCCAGGAGTCACAACAACAG gtgTTGGAGATGGAGGAAATGAATTAGGAATGGGCAAAGTAAAAGAAGCTGTAAAGAAGCACATAAAAAATGGAGATACTATAGCCTGTGATGTTGAAGCTGATTTTACCATTGTAGCTG gtgtctctAACTGGGGAGGCTATGCCATTGCATGTGCTCTGTATATTCTCAGCACCTGTGAAATACATGATCGCTACCTGAGGAAAGCTGTGGGGTTTCCACAATTACTGAAGAAGAAGACCTGGCTATCTGCACTTCCATCAGTTACAAAG gaagaaaagcttCTGAAAGCACTTGTGCAGCACGGGGTCCGCAGTGGAAAAACTGCCAGTCTAGAAATGGAAGTGGACGGGCTGCCCTTCTACGACACCCACTCGCTTATGATTGAGAAGCTGCTGCAAGAGCTGAAGCAGTAA
- the DGLUCY gene encoding D-glutamate cyclase, mitochondrial isoform X2 encodes MASSELKKNLEAERMLLTGGLKSLLPHVLRRIIRCNRHSISNTSGMAEGYKQANIVILHKSLADDFEKFCHANNGPLPLLYRSKPGDWKCPSLSSDSDIRTDCPQYRVYEHGAFTGSVKSLKEYSEQLKDMVTFYLGCSFSFEKAIQNAGIPIRNVEQECNVSMYKTAVPCYSISTFCCNLVVTMRPIPESKLEAAVLATSELKEAHGAPVHIGDPGLLGIQDLSKPDYGDPVHLHPGDIPVFWACGVTGVEAVINCRSPLAFTHSPGCMFITDLKNDSVTVGSSSEVPQVYCISQDPLHYSMVSAEATQKIKNLENLIGIDPGDRGIIHLHRPDELLKACLAISHARSVLITTGFPTHFSYEPPEENDGPPGALAVAAMLQALEKDVAIVTDQRAMDLNKKIIDDAVQLGILKRPVPLLSYQRENADSALRFLCENGNPRRPRFDHLIAIERAGMAADGNYYNARKVNIKHLVDPIDDLFLAAQTIPGVTTTGVGDGGNELGMGKVKEAVKKHIKNGDTIACDVEADFTIVAGVSNWGGYAIACALYILSTCEIHDRYLRKAVGFPQLLKKKTWLSALPSVTKEEKLLKALVQHGVRSGKTASLEMEVDGLPFYDTHSLMIEKLLQELKQ; translated from the exons ATGGCTTCttctgaattaaagaaaaacttgGAG GCTGAAAGGATGCTCTTGACAGGAGGCTTGAAATCTCTCCTTCCTCACGTACTAAGAAGAATAATTCGTTGCAACAGACACAGTATCAGTAATACTTCTGGAATGGCAGAAG GCTATAAACAAGCTAACATTGTGATTTTGCACAAGTCCCTGGCTGATGACTTTGAGAAGTTCTGTCACGCAAACAATGGACCTCTGCCATTGCTGTACAGAAGCAAACCAGGTGACTGGAAATGTCCTTCTCTGAGTAGTGATTCTGATATCAG GACTGACTGCCCACAGTATAGAGTGTATGAGCATGGAGCCTTCACTGGATCTGTAAAAAGTCTGAAGGAATATTCGGAACAACTTAAGGACATGGTGACTTTCTATTTAggctgcagcttttcttttgaaaaagcaaTCCAAAATGCTGGCATTCCTATAAGAAATGTTGAACAAGAATGTAATGTAAGCATGTATAAG ACAGCTGTGCCATGCTACAGTATTTCTACTTTTTGCTGCAACTTAGTAGTCACGATGAGACCTATTCCTGAAAGCAAATTGGAAGCAGCTGTGCTTGCAACATCTGAACTAAAAGAAGCTCATGGAGCACCAGTTCATATAGGTGACCCTG GTCTGTTGGGAATACAAGATCTTTCCAAACCAGACTATGGAGATCCAGTTCACCTTCACCCTGGTGATATTCCGGTGTTTTGGGCCTGTGGTGTAACAGGAGTAGAAGCAGTCATCAACTGCA GATCTCCATTAGCTTTTACTCATTCTCCTGGCTGCATGTTCATCACTGACCTAAAGAATGACAGTGTTACAGTCGGGTCCTCAAGTGAAGTCCCACAAGTCTACTGCATTTCACAAGATCCTTTGCATTATAGTATGGTGTCAGCAGAAGCAACACAAAAGATAAAGAATCTGGAGAACTTAATCGGAATAGACCCAG GAGATCGGGGTATAATTCATTTACACCGCCCAGATGAGCTGCTGAAGGCTTGCCTGGCTATCTCCCATGCTCGGTCAGTGTTGATAACAACTGGATTTCCTACCCACTTCTCTTACGAGCCACCAGAAGAAAATGATGGGCCCCCTGGAGCCCTCGCCGTCGCGGCCATGCTGCAGGCCTTGGAGAAAGATGTTGCTATAGTAACAGATCAGAGAGCCATGGATCTGAATAAAAAGATTATTGACGATGCTGTTCAACTAG gAATCCTGAAGCGACCTGTCCCTCTACTGAGTTATCAAAGGGAAAATGCTGATTCAGCTTTGAGGTTTTTGTGTGAGAATGGGAATCCCAGAAGACCGAG ATTTGATCACCTGATAGCAATAGAGCGTGCTGGAATGGCTGCTGATGGCAATTACTACAATGCCAGGAAAGTTAATATTAAACATCTAGTGGATCCCATAGATGACCTATTTTTAGCTGCACAAACCATTCCAGGAGTCACAACAACAG gtgTTGGAGATGGAGGAAATGAATTAGGAATGGGCAAAGTAAAAGAAGCTGTAAAGAAGCACATAAAAAATGGAGATACTATAGCCTGTGATGTTGAAGCTGATTTTACCATTGTAGCTG gtgtctctAACTGGGGAGGCTATGCCATTGCATGTGCTCTGTATATTCTCAGCACCTGTGAAATACATGATCGCTACCTGAGGAAAGCTGTGGGGTTTCCACAATTACTGAAGAAGAAGACCTGGCTATCTGCACTTCCATCAGTTACAAAG gaagaaaagcttCTGAAAGCACTTGTGCAGCACGGGGTCCGCAGTGGAAAAACTGCCAGTCTAGAAATGGAAGTGGACGGGCTGCCCTTCTACGACACCCACTCGCTTATGATTGAGAAGCTGCTGCAAGAGCTGAAGCAGTAA